Below is a genomic region from Sander vitreus isolate 19-12246 chromosome 15, sanVit1, whole genome shotgun sequence.
ACTAGTTACTATGTTTTCAAAGTGGATTTCTGCTGTGATTTTATTTGCTATGAATTCAATCATACTAAGTAAAAGAGCAGTAAAAACAAAGCATAAAAGTGAAATCAGCTTGTTAAAGGTTTGGATATTGAAAGAATCTACTCTAATGTGTTGTTTCAATCTAACAAAATGCTTGTCATGAATTGTGCAGTGCCCAAAAGTGGTGTTGATTGTATGCCAATAGACATAACATGAATGGTCCCCAGGAAGGATAACAATTCAGGTTTGTCCCCAGAGGGGGAACAAATTCAGGTTTTAAATTTATATGAGAGTGTTTGATGTTTAAAGTGATTTTTGTGTTCAcataaaattataataattttagCAGTTAAAATCATGTCTCTAGACACTTTAGAAAGGGTGGATCCCATCAGGCTGCAGCCTGTCAGAGGTCCCCACCAGGTAATAAAAAcccgtatgtgtgtgtttccgtgtgtgtgtttgtctgtgtgtgtgtatgtctctgtgtgtgtgtgtctctgtgtctctgtgtgtgtgtgtctctgtgtgtgtctgtgtgtgtgtgtgtgtgtgtgtgtgtgtgtgtgtgtgtgtgtgtgtgtgtgtttgtcacgtGACTGACCGACTGCAGAGCTGCGTCACAGACAGATGGCGGCtcttctgattggtcaaagtgaGTAAAGCTATCTGTATCTCAATGGACTATTAATTCAAAGTCCTAAAAgtcctctgtgtctgtctgtgtgcgtgtgtgtgtgtgtgtctgtctgtgtgctacgagggcgtaactttgggttcaacatttggggggggggtttgagatCTGTCTtcatgttttgagaaaagacacaaaaacatcgaaaaaattgtagaaaaaaaacttgcGAAATACTCAAACCCctcaaaaaagcgacaaaaacgtttcCAACctccccccaataatcaaaactgggctttttttgatttttgatttttttcaacgtttgtgTCGCCTTTTTCGAGTTTTTTTAGGAGAGTTATTTGCGATGTGTCGCCTTTATTAAAAATTAaagtttttgccacttttttctaaatttgtcaccttttgacattttgtcgctttttcgaGATGAACTACATTTTcgtgatacttacagacttttactgaagttacatttgttgccaatgcaggactttaacttgtaatagagtattttaacagtgtggtattagtacttttactgccgtaaaggatctgaatacttcttccagcatCATTCTGCAAACGGAGCTTTTCCCATCTTTTATTGTCCGTCCTCAGAGTGTGAAGCAGGGATTGTGTGCGGTGTTGACCGAGTGATGAAAGACGagctgagggtgtgtgtgtgtgtgtgtgtgtgtgtgtgtgtgtgtgtgtgtgtgtggtttgacaAAGGTTGGAATGGGGAGAGGTGGTTGTAAACCGGCTCAACACGGCCAGGGTTTAACTCTTTAAATAGCAAACTAATAATNNNNNNNNNNNNNNNNNNNNNNNNNNNNNNNNNNNNNNNNNNNNNNNNNNNNNNNNNNNNNNNNNNNNNNNNNNNNNNNNNNNNNNNNNNNNNNNNNNNNNNNNNNNNNNNNNNNNNNNNNNNNNNNNNNNNNNNNNNNNNNNNNNNNNNNNNNNNNNNNNNNNNNNNNNNNNNNNNNNNNNNNNNNNNNNNNNNNNNNNNNNNNNNNNNNNNNNNNNNNNNNNNNNNNNNNNNNNNNNNNNNNNNNNNNNNNNNNNNNNNNNNNNNNNNNNNNNNNNNNNNNNNNNNNNNNNNNNNNNNNNNNNNNNNNNNNNNNNNNNNNNNNNNNNNNNNNNNNNNNNNNNNNNNNNNNNNNNNNNNNNNNNNNNNNNNNNNNNNNNNNNNNNNNNNNNNNNNNNNNNNNNNNNNNNNNNNNNNNNNNNNNNNNNNNNNNNNNNNNNNNNNNNNNNNNNNNNNNNNNNNNNNNNNNNNNNNNNNNNNNNNNNNNNNNNNNNNNNNNNctttgagtaccatgtaaagttctatatcaataaaatgtatttttattattataatgtaaaGCGTTTTGAATTACCTTATTGCTAAAATGTGcctacaacctcagcctgtcagtcagtcaccagggcatagtGAACACAGTGGTGCCTGCCTGTCACAGAGGAAGTCTAACGTTAACTGTACCGCGACCACTTTCCCCTCGCCGTTATATACGCTGTCTGCGTGGAGTTTAgaaaagtgtaaccacacttgcaACCGCTTTACTAGCATTGGCATGACTCCGCTccctgtcaacatgcagagaggataTGCTTGCGCTCATGCGCTCTCAGATACCGAAATATGGCACCGTTTGTTTTAACATGAATCGGTCCTTtgtagagctgtcaatcttcctctataataccattcaaattccatttgatattttttttttatagtctaATAATATCTGAATATTTAATGCCCAATTGCAGCCTGTTAAATAATAGGTACTACACTACTCTACACTACACtatcagcatgtggttgttgttacacgttctgtccactagagggacttctaacattagcctggccttgaagggatCTGCACGTAACTTTAACTATCATTTTCCACCACCAGCACACcgcaacaaacacaaatcaacagagaacactgcaatgaaacattatctaacaagtgtagtgaagtgGCATTGTTGTAAAtgctaacggtgctcggttagcacaatgacatcaagTTAGAAAGGacagccgaaacgatttgtcataagctaagtaacaatagtgttagctaCGATGCTAAtggcattgataactaagccaaacggtgctgtcactactattttagtgctttataagcaacctgtgtcttgcagattgtcacgttactgagaatacagctattagaaggtaatatatgaaggcacagctaactctgacagctgtagggcagctaacgttaccttcagctgtctccatgaagctcctagctaagctaacgttactatacctcgcgacgcagttaggaaaccagaacatgctaactaatgttaacataagcactttggctcggtggatgtcgattttaaagtcatgttaaaactatttcccgtccTTCTTCTGATTCCCAGCCTGTTACTcccccctgtactaacgttactcgttacgtaacgttagcttagaccccacaatgccttgtgtttctcactcctgcTAAGTTAATGTTcataagacgtgacatgagtgacacatgcgggtaggccgaggcgagaagagggagattagctaaagttagccaacatatttataaaagagacacattcgaatagtaatttcagcatccgaatagtattgattttttcacTATGTGAATTATATTCAACTTTCGGTATTCGTTCCAACAACCCTAGTCCTCTGTAGTACCGACGTAATTCGGTCCGTCACTCACCACTTCGTAGTGTCCGTACTGCGCTGCCAGGTGCAGAGGGATGTGTCCGTCCAGAGAAACGCCGTTCACCGACGCTCCCGAGCGGAGCAGCACCAGGACCGACTCGGGTTTCCCCTGCCAGGCGGCGTAATGCAGCGGACGCATTCCTgcaacacatcaacacacacgtTTGACTTTGTGTAGTCACTGATGCTCTCTTTTCTTACTGGGTAAACTTCTGTTAGCCAGAGGTGGAGGGAGTCATCACATCACACTCatgcattataaaaaatatcCGAGGGTTGCTTTAAGATTGGAACTTAAAATGTCCCTAAACTGATtgattgtgtctgtctgtgtgtctgtctgtgtgtctgtctgtctgtcagtgtgtgtgtgtgtgtgtgtgtgtgtgtgtaagtgtgtgtctgtgtgtgtgtgtctgtgtgtgtgtgtgtgtctgtgtgtatccgtgtgtgtgctactgtgcgtgtgtctctgtgtgtttgtgtgtgtacgtgtctctgtgtgtgtgtctgtgcttgtgtgtgtgtgtgtgtgtgtttgtctctgtgcgtgtgtgtgtgtgtgtgcttgtctctgtgcgtgtgtgtgtgtgtgtgtgtgtgcttgtctctgtgtctctgtgtgtgtgtgtgtgtgtgtgtgtgtgtctgtgtgtgtgtgtgtgtgtgtgtgtgtgtgtctctgtgtgtgtgtgtctgtctctgtgtgtgtgtgtgtgtgtgtgtgtctaaccgTTGCTGTCCTTGACGTCCACGGTGGCCTGAGCCTCCAGCAGTGCAGACAGCAGCTCGGCGGTCCCTGTGAGCGCAGCGTGGTGCAGCGCCGAAAACCTGACACAACACAGGTCACAGATATTATATATCATAAACAATCAGAGGTCACagttatttcacattttataatCAAGCTTCCTCttatttgacccattttcaaaacgtttctatatcagaaattttgtttttgcttcaaccaaattgtcaaaaataataacgtggatggttccatacaacactCCTCAGaagtcaaataaatgatcagttcactactttgtgaatttgggtgttttattcaatttaatagcatttgaagaaaaaaattgataaaagaacgttgaaaaaaagtgaccataaagtcagaaaaaatcaatacaaatgtcaaaaagcgccgaaaaaaaatcgacaaagacatcataaaaagtgataaatcaGGGAGAAGTGACtataactttgaaaaaagtaactaaaactCGGGGGGAAAAAACAGCGAAAACTGTAGGTTTttgcccccaccccccccacacacacacacacacacacacacacacacacacacacaacacaacacgtggtgtgtttatttaaacattatatACAGGTATTTTCGGGATCCTGGGCGAGTCGGGTCGACTCAATTAGGCACATGAAGAAATTCTCAGTTTCCGTCTTTAATGGCCAGACGTTGAGTTGATTCAGAGTGGAAGTTTCCAGAGCTCTCCTTCACGTTCACAGCGGCTCAAAGATGTCATGTTTGTCTTGAAACCTGAGTAAATTAAGTacacagtgacaggaaacacTGACAAGTTTCCTCATGTATGGCAGCCTTTCTTGCAAGTCTTACCAGACTAAGTTCcgttatgttttgtatgtaccATATGATTTATAGGAACTAAGCCAGGGTGGGCTGTGGGCCTTTTTGGCCTTCTATGTattatttgttgtgttctgtgtcactttgttttttgtatcttttcTCTGTTTAACATGTCCATTTTCAtgtaaccgtgtgtgtgtgtgtgtgtgtgtgtgtgtgtgtgt
It encodes:
- the caskin2b gene encoding caskin-2 gives rise to the protein MGKEQDLLQAVKSGDLPSTQKLLSKLKANRNKLLGSTKRLNVNYQDSDGFSALHHAALTGTAELLSALLEAQATVDVKDSNGMRPLHYAAWQGKPESVLVLLRSGASVNGVSLDGHIPLHLAAQYGHYEVVSDGPNYVGTTED